One genomic segment of Spirochaetae bacterium HGW-Spirochaetae-1 includes these proteins:
- a CDS encoding macrolide ABC transporter ATP-binding protein, with the protein MSEKKTKKNKIIEIKDLQKIYKLSDEVSVKALKGVSLDVALGEYIAIMGASGSGKSTFMNILGFLDSPTSGSYILDGIEGSSLTNDEKAEIRNRKIGFVFQGFNLLSRTSALENVELPLFYRGGVNPRDLRKKASGLLAEVGLSGREDHHPNKLSGGEQQRVAIARALINNPAIILADEPTGNLDTKNTSEIMDLFTRLNEEKGITIIMVTHEPEVAEYTKRKVVFRDGQIIEDSPVSKRRIPQSRSQKNTKSAKNK; encoded by the coding sequence ATGAGTGAAAAGAAAACTAAAAAGAATAAAATTATAGAAATAAAGGATCTTCAGAAGATATATAAACTCAGCGATGAAGTGAGTGTGAAGGCCCTTAAAGGGGTCTCTCTTGATGTTGCATTGGGTGAATACATTGCCATTATGGGAGCCTCCGGTTCAGGGAAATCGACATTCATGAATATACTTGGTTTTCTTGATTCTCCGACGTCGGGTTCTTATATTCTTGATGGCATTGAAGGCAGTTCTTTGACGAATGATGAAAAGGCAGAAATAAGGAACAGGAAAATAGGTTTCGTATTTCAAGGATTCAATCTTCTTTCCAGGACTTCGGCATTAGAAAACGTTGAATTGCCCCTGTTTTACCGGGGAGGTGTTAACCCCCGTGATTTGCGCAAAAAGGCATCGGGTCTTCTTGCCGAGGTTGGGCTCTCCGGCCGAGAGGACCATCACCCTAATAAACTCTCAGGAGGAGAACAACAGCGAGTAGCCATAGCCCGGGCTCTTATAAACAATCCAGCCATTATCCTGGCCGATGAGCCGACCGGTAATCTCGATACTAAAAACACGAGCGAGATTATGGATTTGTTTACCCGCCTCAATGAGGAAAAGGGCATTACAATAATTATGGTAACGCACGAACCTGAAGTGGCGGAATATACAAAACGTAAAGTCGTTTTCCGTGACGGGCAGATAATTGAAGATTCACCTGTCTCAAAAAGAAGAATCCCGCAATCCAGATCGCAAAAAAATACTAAATCTGCTAAAAATAAATAA